Genomic segment of uncultured Desulfobacter sp.:
GCCACAACGGTATTGATTGTCTGATTAATCTTTGAAAGCGCTTCCTTGGTTTGATAGGATAACTCCTTAACCTCCTGGGAAACAACGGCAAATCCCTTGCCATGTTCACCCGCACGGGCAGCCTCAATTGTTGCATTGAGGGCAAGCAGATCCGTCTGTTCTGCAAGGTCACTTATAGTGCTGATGATATTCTGCATTTCCTTGGTCTCCTCAAGCAAGGATTTGACCTTTTCGTTATTTTCTGAGACGACAGATGAAAGCGCGCTGATGGACTGGGTGGTTTTGGATATGAGATTGAACTGTTCATGGGAGGCTTGTCGTAACTCGGCAGACGCGGTATTTAGATCCTCAACCCGGCTCTCCAGATTTGAACTGACATAATGGATAAAGGACATCAGTTCCGATATGGAAACTCCTAATGTATTGATGGAAGATATGAGGCCGCCCATGGTCCCGGATGCTTTTCCCACCTGAAGCTGGGTCGTAAAATTGGATTCGGAAAATTTTAAAATGGCACTTGAAATATTTGTAAACTGATTCCGGGTGCTCACAAGCAAGTCATTGAAATGTTCTACGAGAAGAGAAATATCTTCCTGTTCGGTGTAAGAGGTCATTTCAAAATTGTAAAAGCCGTATTTAACCTGCTTCACCGCAGACTCCACCTCTCCGATTGTTTGGGCATTCTGCTTTACGATTTCCATTTCGTGGCGAAAAAACTCCTTGGTTTTTTCCATATTTTCGTTGATAACTGTGGCCATCCGGCCAATCTCGTCACGGGAGGAAATATGTATCAGCGCTGCATCCTCCTGCTCTTTATTCAGAAATTTAAAAAAATCGGTGAGACCGTTGTTAAAGACAAGGAGGGGTTTGAGAACCATCCTGCGCATGGCAAGCATGACAAATAGACTCAAGGCCACCATGACCCCTGCGATAAGAAAGAGGTAGGATCGGGATATATTTTTAGCAATATCAATCAGAGAATTAAGCACTTCAATCTTTTCGCCAAGCACATGGATACCGACCTGGTTGCCTGAAAAGTCTGTAACAGGCTCATATGTCACAAAAAATTCCGGCGTAATGGTGTAGCCCTGGTCAAGGAGTTTCCGGTAGTCAACCTGCTTTGCAAAATCAACCGTTGTTTCTGAAAACCACTTTTTATTTGCAATATAGTATTGATCGATCTTTCCGTTTTTAGACAAATCCGGAGAGATTTGGGCATTATCTGTATTGGCAAGCATGATATACCGTAAATCCGCTTTTTCAAAATCACGGCTGACGCTGCCGACCCCCTGGATAAATTCAAGGGACCCGACCGTCACCCCGTTATCCACAACGGGGACGATCCCGCGGATAACAACTCCGGCCAGACCGGTTTCAATACCCGCCCAGCTCTTTTTGTCTTTGACCACCTGCTCAAGGCTGGGACGAAAGGAATGCAGGTCATCCCCGTATTTATCGCGTTTCCAACTTCGTGCAAAGGAGATGAGATCCGTTGTGTGCAGATGAAGTTTGATGCCCTTGAAATTTGAGTTTTGCCTGTACAAAGCGCCGATTTCGTCAATAATCTGAAACGCATAATCCCGGTCGTTTTCCTTCAACGCCTTCTGCAGAGAACGATTGGCGGCAAAACCAATGGCATTGGTCAATCCGACATCTTTTTTCTTGCTGATCTGGGCTGCCAGTGCATCGTGTAAAAATTTTATTCGTTCATGAATTTCTTCCCGGGTAAGTCTTTTGCTCACATGGTTTGAGTAGACAAGGCCCGTGCCAATACCGATAGCTGCAACCAAAATGATAACAAAAATGATTTTAACATTGATGCTGTATTTCATAATCGTTCGTCCCCTCTGTTTGTGCATACTTAAGACAAAAGATAATCCTTACAATATGAACCTTACTGAGAGCCGTTTGAATGGCAGAAAATATCTGAATTTTAGGATTTTTTAATATCAAATAATATCAAAAAATTTTCAGGAGGAAAAGATGCTTTTTCCCAAGAGAATTTCACTGCGATATCAAATTCTAAAAGAGTCCTTAAACAAACAGGAGGATTGAGCTGATAGAATATCAACTTTAAATTGATTCCTTAAATCAGAATCACGGCCCGGGCTTAAATGAAATATTTTATTTAAAAACAAGGCCTTGTTTTTCTTTTAAAATAGGGCACAGACCATACTGCAACATACAATAGTTCAGGAGTTTCAACCATGGAACATAAAATAGATCAACACTACACCTTATACATAAACGGTGAATGGATTGCGCCCAAAAAGGGAGAAACCTTTACCACAACATGCCCGGCCGACGGCAGGATCCTTGCCACTTGTGCTGATGCAGGCCCAGAGGATGTAGACCTTGCTTACAAGGCCGCACAACAGGCCTTTGAAACCTGGAAAAAAATATCACCCCAGCAACGGGCCGGGCTGCTGCTCAAAATAGCCGATGTTATCGATGAAAACACAGAGCATCTGGCCCAGGTCGAGACCCTTGACAACGGCAAGCCGATCCGGGAGCCCCGGAATATTGACATCCCGATGGCGGCAGATCATTTCCGCTACTTTGCCTCAGCGGTGCGCACCGAAGAGGGATCAGCCACCATGATCGACGACAAGACCATGAGCCTCATCCTAAACGAGCCCATCGGCGTGGTCGGCCAGATCATCCCGTGGAACTTTCCATTCCTTATGGCGGCCTGGAAAATTGCACCGGCGCTGGCCGCCGGAGATACCGTGGTCATCAAACCCTCTTCTGATACCAGCTTGAGCCTGCTTGAACTGGCAAAGCTGCTGACAAACATTCTGCCCCCAGGCGTCGTCAACGTGGTCACAGGCAAAGGACGCACCACAGGCAATGCCATGTTATCCCATCCGGGCTTTAACAAACTGGCCTTTACAGGTTCCACAGACGTCGGCTACCAGATCGCCGATGCCGCAGCCAAAAAGCTGATTCCCGCCACCCTGGAACTTGGCGGCAAATCCGCAAATATATTTTTCCCCGACTGTCCCTGGGATAAGGCTGTGGAAGGTGCCCTTTTAGGTATCTTGTTCAACCAGGGCCAGGTCTGCTGTGCAGGCTCCAGAATTTTTGTCCATGAAGAGATCTATGACAGATTCCTGGCAGAGATAAAAGAGCGGTTTGAAGCCGTTAAGGTCGGGCTTCCCTGGCAGGAGGATACGATCATGGGTGCACAGATCAATGAACGGCAGACCCAGAAAATCCTGGGCCACATAGAAGCGGCAAAGCTTGAGGGCGCAGAGGTCATCACCGGCGGCGTACGGCTGACCGACGGAGAACTTGGCAAAGGCAGCTTTCTTGCGCCCACCATTTTGGCATGTGCGAACAATCGTATGACTGTAACCCAGCAGGAGATCTTTGGACCCGTGGTCTGCGTGGTCAAATTCAAAGATGAGCAGGAAGTCATTGACATGGCCAATGACAGCATCTACGGGCTGGGCGGCGCCGTATGGACCCGGGACATCAACCGTGCCATGAAGGTTGCACGGTCTGTGGAAACCGGACGTATGTGGGTTAATACCTACAACCAGTTGCCGGCCCATGCCCCTTTGGCGGATACAAAAAGTCCGGCATCGGCCGCGAAAACCACAAAATGATGCTGTCCCACTACAGCCAGTCCAAAAACATCTTTATCAGCCTGGACGAAAATCCCGCCGGGCTGTATTGATACCGTAACAGTTACAAAAATCCCGGGGCCGGATATGCAAGGCACCGGGCATGCTAATCTATAACTTGGGACACCGTACTTAACTGACCGAAAGTATGTATGGTGTCCCCCCAATTTTTAAAACTTCCAGGAAAAATGGGACTGTTCCAAACCCAACAAAATTATTCAACCGCCTTCTCCCTCACCCATCACCAAGACAATACCATTTAAAAAACCTTAAAATCTCCATGATTGACAACGATTATTTATGCAGATATAAAAAATGTCCTCGCTGATTCAGTTTGTTTAAAAACATGCTGCTTCTGCGCTCAAAATGAAAAAGTGTTTTTTTCATGAATGGTAATTGGGGCTGCGTATTGCAGTTACTTGTTGAGAAAGAAAAAGGAAGAAAGGTATGAAGTTAACAAAATTTATTTTAATTATTGGTTTAGTTTTGTTTAATTCCCAGGCCTTTGCCGGCGATGCTGTAAGTTCTGTAAACGGTAAACTGGATTTCTCCTATGGAGATATGGATTCAAACAGAGGCAGGAGTCTGACAGGCAGTATCAATATCCCGCTGGCCAAATATTGGGGCTTGCAGGCAAATGGGCTCTATACACATGTTTCCCAACGAAGTTTCTATGGTGCAGGGATGCAGCTTTTTTGGAGGGATTCCGACAAAGGACTTATTGGGGTTGGGGTTGCAGGTGTTCATAACAGCGACATTGACTCCTACATTGGCGGCATGGTGGGGGAATATTACCTGGGGGCGTTTACCCTTGGGGTGAAGGCCGGTGTTGCCAATATTGATTATGCCATTGGCCCGGTGCCTTTCATTGAGACCGATGAAACAGATCCATATGTGGGTGCTTCAATCGGTTTTTACCCAATTGAAAACCTGTTGCTGGAGGCATCGTATTCCTATTCATTCGACAACAATTTATATGCGTGCAAAATCGAATATCAAACCCCAGTTCAAGGATTCAGTGTTTTTGTAGACCTTTCAACAGGGGATCAGAATTATGATCAAAGCTTATTGGGTATCAGGTATTATTTTGGTAAAGAAAAAAGCCTGATAAAACGTCATCGTGAAGATGACCTGCAAAATAACGTTACCCATGTCATCAACAATATCGGCACCTATGGTGCGGAGTACAACAAAGAAGCCAAAGCGTATAATGAAAAAGCCCGGGCTTACAATGAAAGCTTAGAGTTAACGGCGCCCGAGTCTACGGGTTTAACGCCTGTCTATGATTCTGATTCATGGGGCACCGAATTTTCATGGAGCTCCTCCGAAATGGCTATTTATGACTCTGATGACTGGGGCTTTACAGCAACGGCGAGTAATGCTGAGTACTCAATAGTAACTGATGATAGTGCTGAGGCGTATTAAAATAACTTATCCATAGTTTGGGCTGAGCCTGGTTTATTGATGAACCAGGCCGGCCGATCAATTCATACGTTTTCAATCAAAATTCAAAAATCCTGTGTTCAGGGATGACATCAATGTCGTGAACCGCACCTGAAATCATGCAGATGAGTTCCCTGTTAAATCTTTTCCTTCTACCCGTTAGATTCCCTGAATCCCACGTTGTCCGATTTTCAAGACCGGTCGGATTGGATAGTCCGTTTTTCCGGACTTTTTATGGATTTGTCATGTCTTTAAAAATGGACTAAAATTAAAATCATCCATATTTTCAAAGCGTTGAACATCTCGGCATCCTTTTTGTATTAGATGCACCAGGCATGCGGCAGATGGATATAGTTCCGTCGAATCGTCGCAGATACATTTAACGACCCGGACCGGCATGTACAGCGGAACCGAGCAGTCCATCAGGCACCAAGGGTCCCATGTTTTTGGATGAAAAGGAGAAGAGGTTTGTCACTTACTTTATCAGCATTGATTGCGTTTATTCCCATTGCCATGGTGTTAATCTTTATGGTTGGATTGAGGTGGCCCGCCACCCGGGCTATGCCTTTGGCATGGCTTGTCTGCGCCCTGATCGGGGCAACCCTCTGGAAAATGCCGGCAGGCCTTGTGGCCGCATCCACCCTGAGCGGGTTCGGCAGCGCCATTAACGTACTGATCATCGTGTTTGGTGCCATTCTCATCCTCTATACCCTTAGAGAAAGCGGCGCCATGGAAACCATTTCATACGGTTTTACGACCATTTCTCCGGACCGCCGGGTCCAGACCATCATCATTGCCTTTTTGTTCGGTGCCTTTATTGAGGGCTCTGCCGGGTTCGGAACCCCTGCGGCCATTGCCGCACCGTTGCTGCTGGGCTTAGGGTTTCCCGCCCTGGCTGCGGTGTGCGTCTGCCTCATGTTCAACTCCATCCCCGTCACCTTCGGGGCAGTGGGAACCCCCATCTGGTTCGGGCTTAAAAACCTCAAACCAGTTGTAGAGCAGGCCATTGGCCAGGGCGCATCCGTGGCCTCCTTTGACGCCTTCATGCACCAGGTGGGTGTTTTTTCCGCCCTGATTCATGCTGTGGCCGCCATCCTGCTTCCCCTGTTCGTTGTCTGTTTTCTTACCCGTTTTTTCGGTAAAAACAAATCTTGGGGCGAAGGATTAGGTGTCTGGAAATTTTCCGTATTTGCCGGACTGTGCTATGCAATTCCCTATCTGTTCACAGCCATTGTTTTTGGTGTGGAATTTCCCTCATTGCTCGGCGGTCTCATCGGATTGGGTCTGGTGATCACCGGTGCCAAGAAAAAACTGTTTCTGCCCAAAGAGACCTGGGAATTTGCCGACCGTGCCCATTGGGAAAAAGAGTGGCTGGGAGATATTGAGCCCGGTTCCAACAACCTGATCCCGAAAATGAGCCAGCTGGCTGCCTGGACACCCTATATTCTCATTGCGCTGCTTCTGGTGCTCACACGTCTCTCTTTTCTGCCCTTTAAAGGCTGGGTGACCGCTTATGTGATCTCATTCCCCAAAATTTTGGGCTGGGAAACCGTTAATTTCACCATGAAACCGTTTTACCTGCCCGGCGTGGTTCCCTTTATGCTGGTTGCGATACTGACCATATTTATTCACCGGATTCCCGGACCCAAGGTTGCCCTGGCCTGGAAGGATGCCATCGTAAAGATGAAAAATCCCACCATTGCCATGCTCTTTGCCGTGGCCATGGTTGAAATCCTTAAACAATCAGGACACGGTACGGCAGGATACGCCTCCATGCCCCTGACCATGGCTGAATTTGTGGCCGGTCTGTGCGGAACATTATGGCCCATGGCCGCCTCTTATGTTGGGGCGTTGGGCGCGTTTATCACCGGCTCCTGTACGGTGTCCAACCTGCTGTTTGCCGATTTTCAATACGGCGTGGCCTCCACCACCGGCGACAGCCATATGATTATTGTGGCCCTGCAGGCCGTGGGTGCTGCCATGGGTAATATGATCTGCGTACACAACGTTGTGGCGGCCTCCGCCACCGTGGGCCTGGCCGGTATGGAAGGCACCATTATCCGCCGCACCATGATTCCCTGTCTGCTTTACGGACTGTTGACCGGCGTCATGGGCTTGCTTTTTATTTACGTCCTGTTTCCAGGGACTTTCTAATAGGAGAATACCGATGAGCTTATCTTCATCTTTAATTAAAGAATTTCAACACATCTGCGGCGAAAACGGGGTAATGACCTCGGAAGTTGACCGCCAGAATTATTCATATGATGCCGCCGTACTTGAACCGACCATACCTGCCGCCGTGATTCGTCCGGATAACAAAGAGGCCATTGGTAAAGTCATTTCCTTGTGCAACGACAACGGTACGCCGGTAACTGTCCGGGGGGCGGGCACAAATCTTTCCGGGGGCACCATCCCGGATAAAAACGGCATTGTGCTGCTCACCAACCGGATGAACAAAATCATTGAACTCAACGAAACCGACATGTATGTGCGGGTGGAACCCGGTGTGGTCACAGCCGATCTGGCGGCCAAGGTGGCAGCCAAAGGGCTGTTTTATCCCCCTGATCCCGGCAGCCAGGCCGTCTCGACCATTGGCGGCAATGTGGCGGAAAATGCAGGCG
This window contains:
- a CDS encoding L-lactate permease; this encodes MSLTLSALIAFIPIAMVLIFMVGLRWPATRAMPLAWLVCALIGATLWKMPAGLVAASTLSGFGSAINVLIIVFGAILILYTLRESGAMETISYGFTTISPDRRVQTIIIAFLFGAFIEGSAGFGTPAAIAAPLLLGLGFPALAAVCVCLMFNSIPVTFGAVGTPIWFGLKNLKPVVEQAIGQGASVASFDAFMHQVGVFSALIHAVAAILLPLFVVCFLTRFFGKNKSWGEGLGVWKFSVFAGLCYAIPYLFTAIVFGVEFPSLLGGLIGLGLVITGAKKKLFLPKETWEFADRAHWEKEWLGDIEPGSNNLIPKMSQLAAWTPYILIALLLVLTRLSFLPFKGWVTAYVISFPKILGWETVNFTMKPFYLPGVVPFMLVAILTIFIHRIPGPKVALAWKDAIVKMKNPTIAMLFAVAMVEILKQSGHGTAGYASMPLTMAEFVAGLCGTLWPMAASYVGALGAFITGSCTVSNLLFADFQYGVASTTGDSHMIIVALQAVGAAMGNMICVHNVVAASATVGLAGMEGTIIRRTMIPCLLYGLLTGVMGLLFIYVLFPGTF
- a CDS encoding methyl-accepting chemotaxis protein, with translation MKYSINVKIIFVIILVAAIGIGTGLVYSNHVSKRLTREEIHERIKFLHDALAAQISKKKDVGLTNAIGFAANRSLQKALKENDRDYAFQIIDEIGALYRQNSNFKGIKLHLHTTDLISFARSWKRDKYGDDLHSFRPSLEQVVKDKKSWAGIETGLAGVVIRGIVPVVDNGVTVGSLEFIQGVGSVSRDFEKADLRYIMLANTDNAQISPDLSKNGKIDQYYIANKKWFSETTVDFAKQVDYRKLLDQGYTITPEFFVTYEPVTDFSGNQVGIHVLGEKIEVLNSLIDIAKNISRSYLFLIAGVMVALSLFVMLAMRRMVLKPLLVFNNGLTDFFKFLNKEQEDAALIHISSRDEIGRMATVINENMEKTKEFFRHEMEIVKQNAQTIGEVESAVKQVKYGFYNFEMTSYTEQEDISLLVEHFNDLLVSTRNQFTNISSAILKFSESNFTTQLQVGKASGTMGGLISSINTLGVSISELMSFIHYVSSNLESRVEDLNTASAELRQASHEQFNLISKTTQSISALSSVVSENNEKVKSLLEETKEMQNIISTISDLAEQTDLLALNATIEAARAGEHGKGFAVVSQEVKELSYQTKEALSKINQTINTVVATINEVAEGSSGQQEKITALDQSSQEVAAITETNAAVGEKVNAYADNIRMDIESLVATSANANTREQPMAGICDMALVFEIAALKLEMINYVCNLTESVSSLTVSSGIEGRTPVGKWIDKSAHKDFTNNPFWEKTVAFNKQLENEISTVLYECRGEDACFDSVVDFIMTIESLTNQLFDVMDKIKTDECRKQLQ